TATCAATTAAACCACTGCTTACATTCTCTTTAGATTAAAATTTTTGTCATTACACTTACGGCCTAGGCCAATATAAAAACTCCTGCTTAAAAACAGGAGTTTTCATTTCTCGATTATTATATTGCACTGGTTGCCATTGCTTTATCAAAGAAGAATAACCGCTCTTTTTTTCTATTTACTTCCATTTCACCATCACGGCACCTGAAATGTTCACAGCGGGTAGGAATAACTGAAATATCCGTTACGATCATATAATCAATTTCCTTAGGAGACTGGCGTTTTACTTCTGCTTCAACCAACTTAATGTTTTCCTGAATAATGGTACTAAGATTCATTCGTATTTGGCAATTCTCCTTGTGTATACAGACGCCACATTTAGAAGCTCCCACCATAATTCTTCCCCCCTTACTCTTTAAGTATGACCATAAAATGAAAAGGCCAGCACAATGTACGGATAATATTCCGTCTACATGCGCTGGCCTACCCCATGCCAAGTTACTCTTCGCATTTTGTCTGCCATCTATTTATCTTAGCAATTTATTAAAACTAAGTGACATAAGCTTTGTCTTAAAATAACGGTTTAGTGAATTTTTGTACAGTCTCATATAGTAGAACTACTAAAGTTTATCATTACCATAAACCCTTATTCTTTTGATTTCTTTAATTTACTAAAAAAAGAAAAAAAGCGATTCATCAATCGCTTTTTTTGTCCATCATTGAATAAATAATTTTCACAAAGTTTATCGGTAAGCTTAATGTTTTATTCTTGTATCAATAAACCTAACATTATCTTCAAATCGGAAAGTAACTTTCCGAGCCAAGTTAAAGCTCCAAAATAACCAATTTTTGGTTATACCGCTTGAGCTGCTATGTTGCCTGAATGCCTAATCACTCGGAAAGCGTTATCACTGCTGTATACTCCAATAAAAAGCTAGATTTTAGGGTGCAGTTAATAAGACCCATCTTTTTTGGATCAGTGATATCATATTTGATTAATTCGATTAGTCTCGAGTTTGTTTAACCTGAACTTACGGCAACCCATGCCTGTATGCAAAGGAATTCTTGTAATTTTTCCTTAGCATTCTTCAATGCCTTTTGCAGCCAGGGATTAGGGGCTAACTTTATATGGCGGTAACGGTTGTTGCCTACAATGTTCCCAGGTACATTCAGTATTTTACGGCGGATAGTGGGCACTTCAGCACGGCTGTCTTTGCCATCCAATAAGGCCAAGCGAAACCAGTTGAGAAGGTTATACGATAATACTTTGAGCCACATAAAGGCTTTGTTTCGATCCATCTCTGCTTGGCTCATTTTTTCAAAGCCTAAGCCAACCTTGAGTTCATCAATTTTGTTTTCGATATTGCAACGCTTATTGTATTCGTGCCATACCTCCTCTGGGTTGTGCTCGTCACTAGAAGTAATTATCACCTGGTAGTCGAATGTCTTCAGGTCAAAGTTAAGTTGATCGCCGCATGCCTTAGGTTCTTGAGTTTCACGGATAAATACAAACCTGCGGGCTTTGGACCATTTAGGTAATGGAATGGTGATTTCTGCTGCAGCATAATGGTTGCTCAAAGACTGCCACTGGTTCTGGTCATCAAGGTATTTAATGACCTTTCTCATATTACTGGTGAGTTTAGCCTTACAAATATACTCGATGCCCTGTTCTTCCAGGTAGGCAAAGTTATCCTCATCAAAGAAACCTTTATCTATGCGGATACCTTTTACGAGGATATTCTGGGCAGCTAAGATCTCTAATGTCTCTTTAAGGAATTCCATAAATTGGCCATTGCTGGCGACGTTCCCACTATATAACCCGGCATTGACTAGTTCGCAAGTTCCAGAGATAAATGCTACCTTTACCTTGTAGGAAGGCCTCCCGTGGTACCGAGGATTGTAACCGACTTTTGATCCTTCCTGTTTCCCAAAAACAGTGAGGACACTGTCATCAATATCTAGCCAGACTTCACGGGGCTGATCGGATTTGGCCTTTAAGGACAGCATTTCCTGATTCACCAGAGGCAATTGGTTTAATGCCTCCT
This genomic interval from Desulforamulus reducens MI-1 contains the following:
- a CDS encoding IS1380-like element ISDre2 family transposase → MMVSQFITTNQLETLTRQQRRDLERKYQKKLHSLQRLTSKSDLPISFDNTSVTAYGNFGILEAFKQAIDFKGMLKGVSLKRHHNCKYSDTGLLDTIIDALSLGLLRFSHMNALQTDPGYQKIKEVTQVPDESTLRNFLSLICEQEALNQLPLVNQEMLSLKAKSDQPREVWLDIDDSVLTVFGKQEGSKVGYNPRYHGRPSYKVKVAFISGTCELVNAGLYSGNVASNGQFMEFLKETLEILAAQNILVKGIRIDKGFFDEDNFAYLEEQGIEYICKAKLTSNMRKVIKYLDDQNQWQSLSNHYAAAEITIPLPKWSKARRFVFIRETQEPKACGDQLNFDLKTFDYQVIITSSDEHNPEEVWHEYNKRCNIENKIDELKVGLGFEKMSQAEMDRNKAFMWLKVLSYNLLNWFRLALLDGKDSRAEVPTIRRKILNVPGNIVGNNRYRHIKLAPNPWLQKALKNAKEKLQEFLCIQAWVAVSSG